A stretch of candidate division KSB1 bacterium DNA encodes these proteins:
- a CDS encoding CDP-alcohol phosphatidyltransferase family protein: MPYLFDPKESRVLTVPNVLTVLRFIFLVPIYLCLRQNAPRTDFIAAGLMVAAAASDFFDGILARHLRQTSNVGRILDPLADKVCAIFVLAMLVGLGRVSRWYLAAVVARDLLILAAGAYLILGKRFVSESNLVGKMTAASVVLVILASTLRLGMVATLLVCLSSLLLLASVVSYGLVFARLVRSVPSPEKVASARAIEGERL; this comes from the coding sequence ATGCCGTACCTCTTTGACCCCAAAGAAAGCCGTGTCCTGACCGTGCCCAACGTGCTCACGGTACTCCGCTTTATCTTTCTGGTGCCCATCTACCTATGTCTACGGCAGAACGCGCCGCGAACGGATTTCATAGCGGCAGGGCTGATGGTGGCGGCCGCAGCCAGCGACTTTTTCGACGGGATACTTGCCCGCCATCTGCGGCAGACGTCCAATGTGGGGCGCATCCTCGACCCGCTGGCGGACAAGGTGTGCGCAATCTTCGTGCTTGCCATGCTCGTGGGCCTGGGGAGGGTGTCAAGGTGGTATCTTGCTGCAGTGGTGGCGCGCGACCTGCTCATCCTTGCCGCAGGAGCGTATCTGATTCTGGGCAAACGCTTCGTCTCCGAGTCGAATCTGGTGGGCAAGATGACCGCCGCCTCCGTGGTGCTGGTCATCCTGGCCAGCACGCTACGGCTCGGCATGGTCGCCACGTTGCTGGTGTGCCTGTCGAGTCTGCTGCTTCTGGCATCCGTGGTAAGTTACGGGCTGGTGTTCGCACGACTTGTGCGCAGTGTTCCTTCGCCGGAAAAAGTGGCAAGCGCCCGCGCCATCGAGGGGGAGAGGCTATGA
- a CDS encoding NAD(P)/FAD-dependent oxidoreductase, whose amino-acid sequence MKSRYDVVVVGAGPAGSTAARFAAMGGTSVLLLEKDREVGIPVRCAEGVGEKGLRQVVEPQERWIDRVIKGAFLYAPNGVRICLETNDIGFILNRKVFDYDLARLAAQAGAEVVSKAYVTNLLLREGQVCGIQVNHLGRPLTIECGIVIGADGVESRVGRWAGLRTHVGLHDIESCAQVTASNVDIEDTHCHFFFGRQVAPGGYAWVFPKGNGLANIGLGVSGDCARNKPAWAYLEEFLAKRFPRVSVLTVVTGGVPVARPLKRLVANGLMLVGDAARQANPVSGGGIVSGMIAAKIAGQVAAQAIHQRDVSEARLQEYVTRWHQQEGKAHERFYKLKEAIWRLTDEDLNRTAEGYLHTAPEKRSLLSLFATALVTQPKLILEAAKVFV is encoded by the coding sequence GCTCCTCCTGGAAAAAGACCGCGAGGTGGGCATTCCGGTGCGCTGCGCCGAAGGCGTGGGCGAAAAGGGGCTCCGCCAGGTCGTTGAGCCCCAGGAACGATGGATCGATCGCGTCATCAAGGGTGCCTTTCTTTACGCGCCGAACGGCGTGCGCATCTGTTTGGAGACCAACGACATCGGCTTTATCCTGAACCGCAAGGTGTTCGACTATGACTTGGCGCGTTTGGCGGCGCAGGCTGGCGCCGAGGTGGTCAGCAAGGCTTACGTCACCAACCTGCTGCTCCGTGAGGGCCAGGTCTGCGGCATCCAGGTCAATCACCTCGGGCGCCCGCTCACCATCGAGTGCGGCATCGTCATCGGTGCGGACGGAGTGGAGTCCAGGGTGGGACGATGGGCCGGTCTGCGCACCCATGTGGGGCTGCATGACATCGAGAGCTGTGCCCAAGTGACGGCGAGCAACGTGGACATCGAAGACACCCACTGCCACTTCTTCTTCGGTCGCCAGGTCGCTCCGGGTGGATACGCCTGGGTCTTTCCCAAAGGCAATGGACTTGCCAATATCGGCTTAGGCGTGTCCGGCGACTGCGCGCGCAACAAGCCGGCGTGGGCCTACCTGGAGGAGTTCCTGGCCAAGCGCTTCCCGCGCGTGTCCGTGTTGACCGTGGTGACCGGGGGCGTGCCGGTGGCTAGACCCTTGAAGCGGCTGGTCGCCAACGGCCTCATGCTGGTGGGGGATGCAGCGCGCCAGGCAAATCCTGTCTCAGGAGGCGGCATCGTCTCCGGCATGATTGCGGCCAAGATTGCCGGCCAGGTGGCAGCCCAGGCCATCCACCAAAGGGATGTCTCCGAGGCGCGCCTGCAGGAATATGTGACCCGGTGGCATCAGCAAGAAGGCAAGGCCCACGAGCGCTTCTACAAGCTCAAGGAGGCCATCTGGCGGCTGACTGACGAAGACCTGAACCGCACCGCCGAAGGCTACCTCCACACGGCCCCGGAGAAGCGTTCATTGCTGAGCCTGTTCGCCACGGCCTTGGTCACTCAGCCGAAGTTGATTCTTGAGGCAGCCAAGGTGTTCGTGTGA
- the ftsY gene encoding signal recognition particle-docking protein FtsY: protein MSGVIGRLRSGLLKSRLALSDGLARVVGTKRPLDSEFLAELAEVLIAADVGVAATEKLEAQLQEALRTLPTSDSQRVIKLLQEQLVMLLDGGSSDAPAPAHRPHVILVVGVNGTGKTTSIGKLAFYYRQQGKRVLLAAADTFRAAATEQLAIWAQRAGADMVRTNPGADPAALAFDALNAAMARGVDVLLVDTAGRLHTKVNLMEEVRKIRRVLDRRLPGAPHEVLLVIDATTGQNGLSQAREFTQATGVTGIVLTKLDGTAKGGIAVGIRQELAVPVRWVGLGEGISDLAPFDAREFVEGLFG from the coding sequence ATGAGTGGCGTGATTGGCCGGCTCCGCTCCGGCCTGCTGAAGAGTAGACTCGCTCTAAGCGACGGCTTGGCGCGGGTAGTGGGGACAAAGAGGCCCCTGGACAGCGAGTTTCTGGCGGAGCTGGCAGAAGTGCTCATCGCTGCGGACGTAGGTGTTGCGGCAACCGAAAAGCTTGAGGCGCAGCTGCAAGAAGCACTCCGCACTCTGCCGACATCTGACTCGCAGCGGGTCATCAAGCTCCTACAGGAACAGCTGGTCATGCTCCTTGACGGCGGTTCTTCGGATGCGCCGGCACCTGCCCACCGGCCGCACGTCATCCTGGTGGTCGGGGTCAACGGCACCGGCAAGACTACCAGCATCGGCAAGCTGGCCTTCTACTACCGCCAACAGGGCAAGAGGGTGCTGCTGGCGGCGGCGGACACGTTTCGCGCTGCCGCCACCGAGCAGTTGGCCATCTGGGCACAGCGGGCAGGGGCGGACATGGTACGGACCAATCCGGGCGCAGACCCGGCAGCACTGGCCTTCGACGCGCTGAACGCCGCCATGGCGCGAGGGGTGGATGTGCTGCTTGTCGACACCGCCGGCCGCCTGCACACCAAGGTGAACCTCATGGAGGAGGTGCGCAAGATCCGCCGCGTGCTGGACCGCCGTCTGCCTGGCGCTCCGCACGAGGTGCTGTTGGTCATCGACGCCACCACCGGCCAGAACGGCCTGTCGCAAGCGCGGGAGTTCACCCAGGCCACCGGGGTGACCGGCATCGTGCTCACCAAGCTCGACGGCACGGCAAAGGGCGGCATCGCGGTGGGCATCCGGCAGGAGCTCGCCGTCCCGGTGCGCTGGGTTGGCCTTGGCGAGGGCATCAGCGACCTCGCCCCGTTCGATGCGCGGGAGTTCGTGGAAGGACTGTTCGGATGA